The Solea senegalensis isolate Sse05_10M linkage group LG12, IFAPA_SoseM_1, whole genome shotgun sequence DNA segment TCTGTTAACATCGCCACAAGTGCTAGAGACCTGCCCGGCATTAAGTATGCTGTTGCACGTTTCCCTCCCATTAAATCTACAAAGTAAATTCATGAGTTAACACCTTTTCTGCTCTGTCAGGACCGGTTTGGGTAGAGCAAGGGCCTGGCTGCATCTGGCGCTGATGCAGAAGACCGTAGCTGACTATATAAAACTTTTGCTGGACCGCAAGGACCTCCTGAGGTTTGTTGATCCTGAGCAGTTGTATTTGTTCTGTACCAggcattttatattttctttttgttttttgtacttAATAATTGTTTCAATCCTGTAGTGAGTTTTATGACTCTGGAGCactgatgatggaggaggagggtgcAGTGATGGGGGGACTGCTGGTGGGCCTCAATGTAATTGACGCAAACCTCTGCATCAAAGGGGAGGATCTTGATTCTCAGGTGAGTGTTAATTTGTGCATGTCCCATCATGCCACACGCTTGAGCTGAGTCTGATGGTGCATTCCAGTTGTAGTCAGAAATTTGGAGCAACATCACAAACCCCAacataggattccaagatggctgtcACTCATGTCAGTAGTAAAAACACCCAGTTACGTTTACTGTTAATTGCACTTCTGTCTTCATACACATagttttattgaacatttatctatggacatgttgctatgttgtttatgtgtgcaAAATAGGGTTGAAACATTAACTTGTTTAATGgattattaatagattcattggtttggagtgttttttaaagaattaaaacagttctctgacatttgagaacgtcatcgtCACTGTTTCacagtattgtattgtattattgtcCATATTGTAttccgactccagtctgactcaACTGGAATGCAATCAACTCGGAggtgatgtcactcccagttctgacttcTGACTAAAGAACCATTAATTCAGGGGCTGTGTCCTTAGGAAGGTAGGAAGCTTGTCTACATGGCTAATGAGGGCAGGTGTCTTTTGTCATCTGTCTAAACTGTAGACAGATGACAGTGGCTGGACTGAAATTAAATGGTCTGGTCTATGGGAAATTTCCTTATTGTATTATtgctgttgcctagcaacaggATTCAAGCAGCTGGACACAGTACACATTACTAATGGCATGCTATTTTTTTTCGGGCCATTTTCTTATTGAACATGTGTACTGTTGTTTATTCAGTTAAGTTGAAGCCTTGtacttaaatttaaaatgttttagaGCGTTAAGTCTCTGTTCTCTTTGTCGGCATGTCCTTCCAAAACATCAGTCTCTGGCAAGCAATTAATCCTGGGATAGGCCTCGTGGATCCTTCATTGCTCAGGGGCAGAAAGACATTTGTCGGCTGATTTAAAGGAGCTTCTGGAATGGGACAGTTGAGTCATAGCCCTGTGATGCAATCAGCCTTCAAATGCACTCTCTGAAGGAGGCAGCCCctgaaatgagacacaggtCTCATCTTCTCCTTGTGAACAAAGTTAATGGAGATCAACAGTAATCACTGTCTCTCTTCCATTTAGGTTGGAGTTATTGACTTCTCCCTTTACCTGAAGGATCCAGTCAAGAGTGAGACTCAAAAAGAGTGAGTGACTGCTTTCAGGTGGACTGATGAGCTTTACGTTTCGAACTACTCACTGTTATAGCCCCTTGCTTGATAATCTTTTGATTTCATACAAACCTCATTCACACTCAACGCTTCCACTCTTTgcattcttttcttttagtGATACAAAGATGACAGCCATATTGGATCAGAAGCACTACATTGAGGAGTTGAACCGTCACCTAAGCGGCACTGTCACTGACCTTCAGGCTAAGATGGACTCTCTAGAGAAGACCAACAGCAAACTTGTAGAAGAGGTCTGAAGAAGTGTGTGCCATCAGTTGCGTGTTTGTTGCAAATGCAGCAATTTTATGCACACGGGTGacctctgcgtgtgtgtttcttttcttctcctcagttGACGGCAGCAACGGACAGAATAAATTCTCTGCGGGAAGAACAGGAACAACTAAGAAAAGAGAATGAGACCATCCTGCAGTCCAGCCAGAAAAAGGAGGAAGTCCGTAAAGTGAACAAACTACAAATCTGCAACTGAATGATACAAAACGtcaacgttttttttcttcttttgcttgGTTGTTTTTTCAGGCAGCCCTTCAGGACAGCCAGGTGGAGCTGGAGACCTACAAACAGACGCGACAAGGTCTGGATGAGATGTACAATGTGGTGTGGAAGCAGTACAGGGAGGAAAAGCGCATTCGTCAGGTATAACATACATGTCGTAGTAACAGGTGACTCTGTCTGGGTTTTTGTTGGTAGAGCCAAAGGATCTttgttgggtgtgtgtgtgtgtttttatgctgaTCAGCTCTCGTCACTTTGTGATGTTAGGAGCTGGAGCGTGAGTTGGAGCTGCAGGTGGGGTTAAAGCAGGAGATGGAGGTGGCCATGAAGTTGCTGGAGAAGGACACGCATGAGAAACAGGACACACTGGTTGCCCTGCGTCTTCAGCTTGACCAAGTCAAGACGCTTAACCTGCAAATGTTCCACAAAGCTCAGGTAGACAAACACTCCCACGCATACACCTCGTCTCTCCCAGACAGACACATATTTACACAGCTCATGTGACTCGAAAGGACTCGCAACATGAAGTGGAGAAAAAGCAGGCAGAGGCTGTTCAACTTGAGCAGAAGATGAATGAAATGGAGAAAACCATGATGGAACTAGAGCAGAGGTTTGTGCTCCACACATACATgtaaaagcttgtttttttgaaagttttgtttttttgaactaGTACtctgcttttctgtcttttgggTGTCACAGACTACAAAACTCAGAACAGGCGCGCAAACAGAGCGACCAGTCGGACAAAGTCATGCGTGTAGAGCTGGAAGGAAAAGTGGATGCTTTACAGGAACAACTGACTGAACTGGACACACTAAGGTTAAGAAGCACACCTCAGGGGGGTGAAGTCAAATTCAACGTTTGCAATatacaaaacagaaaaaacactaCACATCTGCAAAGATCCATTGTACATAGAGTTCTATTGTTTTAGCTAGAATGACATGAGGTGACTTGAGCGTCATTTATGTCAACATTCCTTGATCGTGTGAGCTCAAACATGGGTTGATATGAAAAGAAGTAAAATTGCATGCCTCAAAGTAACTATTAACCTATTATAGGTAACCTATATGATATATTTATCGTAAATAGTATGTATACACAGTCCGAATTCATAAAAGCCAAGTTCTGTTTCACTGTTCATTGCATCTGTATACAAGAAACAGAAGATTTCTAAACCAATTGGTGTAATTCTCAACAAGTATCAAAATCAAaacctttacaaaaaaaataaaaaggatgtTTGATATGTATTTTCACAGGTTTACTGTATATTGAACTCACCATGTACTTTTGCGTGCACAGACTGGGTTTGGAAAAGGAGCTGCGCAATGAGAGGGAGCAAAGACAAGGTCTGCAAAAATCTCTGCAGAGGGAACAGGACAACAGCATGGAGCTCCGTACACAGCTGCAACAACTGCAGGGTCTGCACACGGTCAGTGTTGCACACGTCGTACTGTAGCAACCAACGAATTCATATTGAATAAATCCTAAATTAGCAGTAGGcttaatttatttagtttaagtgtttgttttcagagctCAGGTTTTACTGCCAAACTGTTCAATCCATCAATTTCATTACTGCATGTTTCATACATGTTTGTCCTGTTACTGCTGCAACAGCCAGAGCAGAGTCCATCTGATTTACATTGTTCTAAGATTGTGTgagcaaaaaacaaatccatgaACTATTGTGATATAGTGTGTATAGTACAGGTATGTCCAAAGTCCGGCTCACGGGCCAATCATACAGCCC contains these protein-coding regions:
- the rufy1 gene encoding RUN and FYVE domain-containing protein 1; its protein translation is MADEAEEVNTAGENVDTKQQLDETQVSTAEPNGASSDSDGQDHTESPVPTAAESIWSAPILSLARKATETIGSGINYAAAPRKLSQGFAASSPTDKEPENGVSGTSKRLPMLPSKDPMAIERANLLSMMKLSIKVLIQSSLNLGRTLDSEYPPLQQFFVVLEHCLKHGLKAKKSFIGQNKSIWGPLELVEKLCPESVNIATSARDLPGIKTGLGRARAWLHLALMQKTVADYIKLLLDRKDLLSEFYDSGALMMEEEGAVMGGLLVGLNVIDANLCIKGEDLDSQVGVIDFSLYLKDPVKSETQKDDTKMTAILDQKHYIEELNRHLSGTVTDLQAKMDSLEKTNSKLVEELTAATDRINSLREEQEQLRKENETILQSSQKKEEAALQDSQVELETYKQTRQGLDEMYNVVWKQYREEKRIRQELERELELQVGLKQEMEVAMKLLEKDTHEKQDTLVALRLQLDQVKTLNLQMFHKAQDSQHEVEKKQAEAVQLEQKMNEMEKTMMELEQRLQNSEQARKQSDQSDKVMRVELEGKVDALQEQLTELDTLRLGLEKELRNEREQRQGLQKSLQREQDNSMELRTQLQQLQGLHTELQDLKQEKQQLQQTCEQQEQALQEMGLHLSQSKLKMEDFREVNKALKGHTWLKDDEATQCKQCQKEFSIARRKHHCRNCGDIYCNSCSSNELALPSYPRPVRVCDVCHSLLLQRSSSTGS